The Indicator indicator isolate 239-I01 chromosome 32, UM_Iind_1.1, whole genome shotgun sequence genome contains a region encoding:
- the TNFRSF25 gene encoding tumor necrosis factor receptor superfamily member 25, with protein sequence MKHCCPGVAWVILAVLWLALSEPQTPPCQDRHATRRPCPAGMNWVKEACGCCTQCPAGESCLASVSWHGQYSIVQHAMAHWTTGAHVPCHPAVPAGTFLYKPCSSLGNDSVCKTCSPGTFRAQPNTFTKCQACYECDQQAFQSVLSNCSATSNVACGCRPGHFRSCLDEQCTEFSCLQCQTCAGRLVQRPCSETQDTLCGSCKPDFYTEGGECRPCPTTTPDACGKECQRACSGSDSNSQGSGLEYILLAFTGPLFLGALAIYHKRKQLWHSTSSGSPHPTVQAANPTAWAMPLYQDSAQVGDSICWTQSCSSQVTKLAAGMGRQSPKHDALLQKPGGTAWPGGEVGPSSPLEPRATLLQGSQLYSIIDAVPVRRWKEFMRVLELREAEIELVELEVAHVRDQQYEMLKRWCQQTSATLDHVFTALERMELSGCAEALRRSLLVGP encoded by the exons ATGAAGcactgctgcccaggggtgGCTTGG gtgatcctggcagtgctgtggctggcactgaGTGAACCACAGACCCCACCATGCCAGGACAGGCATGCTACCAGACgcccctgtcctgctggcatGAACTGGGTCAAGGAGGCTTGTGGGTGCTGCACCCAGTGTCCTGCAGGTGAGAGCTGCCTGGCTAGTGTGTCATGGCATGGCCAGTACAGCATAGTACAGCACGCCATGGCACACTGGACCACAGGTGCCCATGTTCCCTGTcaccctgctgtccctgcagggacgTTCCTGTACAAACCCTGCTCAAGCCTTGGCAATGATAGTGTCTGCAAAACCTGCTCTCCTGGCACCTTCCGTGCCCAGCCCAACACCttcaccaagtgccaggcttgcTATGAGTGTGACCAGCAAG ctttccagAGCGTGCTGAGCAACTGCTCAGCCACCAGCAACGTCGCCTGCGGCTGCAGGCCTGGGCACTTCCGCAGCTGCCTCGATGAGCAGTGCACTGAGTTCTCCTGCCTGCAATGCCAGACCTGTGCTGGGCGCCTTGTCCAGCGACCCT GCTCAGAGACACAGGACACACTCTGCGGCAGCTGCAAGCCTGACTTCTACACCGAGGGTGGTGAGTGCCGGCCATGCCCCAC GACCACCCCAGATGCATGTGGGAAAGAGTGCCAGCGGGCATGCAGCGGCAGCGACAGCAACAGCCAAG GCTCAGGGCTAGAATACATTCTGCTGGCATTCACTGGGCCCCTGTTCCTGGGTGCCCTCGCCATCTACcacaagaggaagcagctctgGCACAGTACCTCATCAGGCAGCCCCCATCCCACAGTGCAGGCAGCCAACCCCACAGCCTGGGCCATGCCATTGTACCAGGacagtgcccaggtgggtgACAGCATTTGCTGGACCCAGTCGTGCTCCTCCCAGGTGACAAAACTTGCTGCTGGCATGGGGAGGCAGAGCCCCAAGCATGACGCCTTGCTGCAGAAGCCTGGTGGCACAGCATGGCCGGGAGGTGAGGTGGGACCCTCCTCCCCTCTGGAGCCCAGAgccaccctgctgcagggcagccagcTCTACAGCATCATCGATGCAGTGCCAGTGCGGCGTTGGAAGGAGTTCATGCGGGTGCTGGAGCTGCGTGAGGCAGAGATTgagctggtggagctggaggtggCCCATGTCCGCGACCAGCAGTACGAGATGCTGAAGCGCTGGTGCCAGCAGACCAGTGCCACCCTCGACCACGTCTTCACCGCCCTGGAGCGCATGGAGCTGTCTGGCTGTGCAGAGGCGCTGCGCCGAAGCCTGCTGGTGGGCCCCTGA